The Klebsiella electrica genome contains the following window.
GATGAACTGCGGCGTAAGAAAATCAGCGCGCTTATCCCTCCCCGAAAAGGTGCGGGTTACTGGCCCGGTGAATATGCAGACCGTAACCGTGCAGTGGCTAATCAGCGAATGACCGGGAGTAATGCGCGGTGGAAATGGACAACAGATTACAACCGTCGCTCGATAGCGGAAACGGCGATGTACCGGGTAAAACAGCTGTTCGGGGGGGCACTGACGCTGCGTGACTACGATGGTCAGGTTGCGGAGGCTATGGCCCTGGTACGAGCGCTGAACAAAATGACGAAAGCAGGTATGCCTGAAAGCGTGCGTATTGCCTGAAAACACAACCCGCTACGGGGGAGACTTACCCGAAATCTGATTTATTCATAGATGGTCGCCTCCTGTTTGCCAAGCTAAATATGTTGTGGTGGCTTTACTGGTCATCGATTGCAGCCATAGATCCGGACTTTGCCGAGGTGATGTAAAATACCTCTGTCCCTGATGGAATACGCTGATGGAGGCCTCTATCAACAAAGCGCTCTTTCAGGAGCCTTGAATAAACCGGGTTTTCCCCATCGCGGTCTGACCTGTCTTGCCATCACTTCATGCTTGCCTGGGCAATCGGTGGTGTTGTTTCTGTCTTACTGATTAAGCAACTTAAGCGCTTATTATTGGTGCACAATACTCCCGCTCTTTGGCCAGGAGCGCCCACACAGTCCGCGCATTCTTGTTAGCCAATGCTACCGAGGCAATGTTGTTATTCCGGCGCGCCATTAGCTGGTTAGCCCAGCTCGATACGGCATCCTGTTTATGTTTGGCCGACTGCAATACCGCCCTGGCACCATGGATAAGCAAGGTCCTCAAATAGGTATCACCTCGCTTGCTTATCCCGAGCAGGACTTGTTTACCCCCACTGGAGTGCTGACGTGGAACCAATCCGAGCCAGGCAGCCAGTTGTCGGCCATTCTCGAAATTGTTGGCTTTACCAATGGTCGCAATCAGCGCGCTGGCGGTAACAGGGCCAATACCAGGGATCTTGCCGATACGCTGGCAGAGAGCATTTTGCCGATAGCACTGCTCAATCTGCTTGTCGAGTGTAGCGATGACATCGAACAGGTACGCCATGTGGTGCTGTAGTAGACTCAGCTGTGTACGAAACAGGACGGGTAACGGGTTATCCGCATCTTCCACGAGCTCAGGTAATCGTCGCTGTAGCTGCTGGATACCTCGGGGGACGACAATGCCAAATTCGGCCAATAACCCCCTGATTTGATTGGCTTGTGCGGTTCGCTGTTTGATGAAGCTCTGACGACTCCGGTGAAGTGCCAATACGGCTTGCTGCTCAGCGGTTTTGACCGGCACGAACCGCATGTTAGGTCGAGTGACGGCTTCACAAATAGCTTCAGCGTCTGCAGCATCATGCTTATTGGTTTTAACATAGGGTTTGACGAACTGAGGGGCCATCAGTTTGACATTATGGCCCATCGATATCAGTTTATTGGCCCAGAAATGAGCAGATGCACAGGCCTCCATGCCGATCAAACAGGGTGGGATGTTGGCAAAAAAGGAGGCCATTTGTGCCCGTCTGAGTTGTTTGTTGAACAACCGTTTTCCGTGCTCGTCAACCCCATGGATCTGGAAAACGTTTTTTGCCAAATCGATTCCAATAGTTTTAACGTTCATGATAGCAGCGCTCCGTTCAATGAGTGACGATTTATCGTCCCACTGTGGCACAAGAGATGGGAGGCGACCATTCCATTAACAAAGCCTGGGCGTATTTGAAATCAAGTGGCATGCTCTAATGATAAGAGCGTGCTGATCTTACTTGCGTCGTGTTGATGTCTTATCGCTCAGATGCGTCGGATGACGCAAGATGTTCTCCATCGCCGCCCTGTAACTGTGAAATAGTACAGAACAGATACGTCCGCTCCTCTCCTGGCGCGGACAATTGTGTAACGCCTCTATCGAAACCGCATTGCCAATGGTTGTCAGGTCGATGTACCTGAGCCTTTATCGTTGTTGATTACCACTCGCAGTAAGCATGGCGAAACCAGCCCCGGCACACTCTTTTCTTTATAAATGCAGCGCTTATTATTAACTCGCTAATGCTGTACATACCGTTACACAGCAATGCTCATCTTTTCAGATGCACCTGGTATAGAATGTCAAAGAAGATAGATTGGAATAAAGTCCAAATACCCATTGTCCCATTTGTTGTCTATTTGTTGTAACACTAAGAATCAACAAATTTTAAACAAGTTAATGTCATGTAGTCTTACTTTTTTATAATGATAATGAAAATCAAAAATACTCTGTGCCTACATATCCTGATGGCTCTCCTCGCCATCCTGGTTCTGAGCGTTCACCCGGTGGTGACGAGCTTTGATCCGCCGCTTAAATTCCAGCCGATGATTAAATCGATGGAAGGCACACCAAAAGAGCAAGCAGAAAAAATAGCCACCATTTCCCATGCATTACAAGGGAATGCGATTTTCTTTATCGGGGCATCAGAAGTTTCTACTTCCGAAAATGAACATTACGCTGCCTATAATTACTTCAATAAGCAATTGCACAGACCTTTAGTGGCATATGGCGATAGTTATGTCGACGACGTTACACAATTTTTACTGTTCTCCCGTTTTAAAGACAGCCTTAACGCAAACAGTAAAGTGGTGTTGCTCCTGGCACCGGATAGCTTTTATTCAAATGGGCTTCCTCCGGCGATCTTTGCGGATAATTTCCCGGGTTCGATTTTCGATCCATTAATGAAAGACAAGCAGGCTCGTCCTTTGCTGGTCAATTACTTAAAACATATTGAAGCGGACGATATCAGCCATTTGAGTTTTGGTGAAATGGCCATTTATGGCTGGCATCCGGATCTGATCTGGGAAGAGGTGAGCTATCAGTTTGCCAACTTCTGCACCATGATAAAAAACGACTGGCTGGACCTGCTCAATATTGAGCCACAGCCTGCCGCGCAACCCTGGCCCGCACAGCCTGGCAACATAACGATGCCCGACTGGGATCAAGAGCTGGCGAATGCCCGTGAACTCAACAAAGTACGCAAGCAAAGTGCAGCCACGATGTGGATGGATAAGGCGGTTTATGAGGCCGGGGATACTCCTGAGCAGTGGGATGACACGCCTGTCGTGCCGAAGCAAATCGAGGTTTTCCGCGCCACCATCAAGCTCCTGAAAGAGCGCCATGTCCAGGTGATTGCAATTGTCGACCCGATTAACCCGTGGGCGCTGACCAATACCAATACGTTCCAGCCGGTTGATAAACAAATTCAGGCAATCCTGACGGAAAACCAGGTGCCTTATTTAGATATGTATGCGATGCCGTATCAAAACGGCTGGAACTGGGATCGTCTGCACCCATCGGAAACGGCATGGGTCCCTATGGTTCGCTTTATCGCGGAGAACTTTAAATGATGAAAACCGCCATTCGCCTGTTTTTACTTTATCTCCTGCTGGCGATAACCATTGTCGCGTGGACCTCCGTGGATGACAGCATGAGTTTGCAATTGCATTTTGAATATCAAAAGTTCTGAGGACGAATAATGTACAGCTCAGGCATGTTTTTCTTCTATTTGTTCTCATCAGCGCTGGTGTTTGCGCTGGTTAACCGCGTATTGCGTCACCGACTGACATATATATCCGCTTTTTCCGTGCTGGCGGCTTTAGGCTGGGGGTATATCTTCGAAGGCGACTATATTGTCCCGGCGGCAGTGTTTTTCAGTTTTTATATTCTTGTCACATTAAAAGAGAAAGGTTGGTTAAAAACCTGGCAGGCGGTCACATTAACGCTGCTGCCGCTGTTTCTGGTGAAATTACATCTGAACAACCACTGGGGCATGATCGGGCTCTCTTTTATGACTTTCCGCGCCATCGATGTGCTGCTGTACCGCAGTAAAAAGGATGGCCAGAATTTTCTGCACTATTTCTGCTACCTGTTTATGCCGTTTATTATCCTGGCCGGCCCGATGTACCGCTGGCGGACCTGGATGACGGATATCAATAAACCGGTTTTCACGCTGACTCGTGAGCAGTTTTTAGTGGCTTTAGAGCAAATTATTACCGGGATTATCCAGAAATTCTTGTTCGCCATGCTGGTCGATACTCTGGTCGTTCAGCCGTGGAGCCATGAAGCGTTTACCCTGAAAGTGGGCGTGGTGATGTCGATTGCCTACAGCGCCTATCTCTACTTTGATTTTGCGGGTTACAGCAACATGGCTATCGGGGCGGGCCGCTTATTTGGCCTGAACATTCCGGCAAACTTCAATATGCCAATCCTGGCGAAAACCCCGCAGGATTTCTGGCGCCGCTTCCATATCAGCCTCTCTGAATGGCTGAGGGATGTGGTCTTTATGCCGATTTATATGAATCTGATGAAGCACAATTTTTTCCGTCAGAACAAAACGCTGGCGCAAAATATTGGCATCTTCTGCACCCTGTTTTGTATGGGGGCATGGAATGGACTCGAACGACACTACGTCATTAGCGGCGCGCTGTTTGGCGCCATTTCCGTTGTTCACAACATGCTGCAATGGTTTGCCAAACGCCATCCGGCTTTGAGCAACGGACTTCAACATCCGGTTTCTGTGTTTGTGGGACGAATTTTGACGCTGGGAAGCGCCGCGGCCTCCCTTTACATCTTTAGTGGAATGTCTCCCTTATGAAAAATGACTCCGAACTTCTGGAACTACAAGACTTCTTGCGTGCGGCATTACGCGATCCCGCGTCCCCTCAGCAACTGGCGATCAGCGGTAGCGATGAAGCCATCACCTGGCAACAGCTCTCCGTCGCGGTTACTGACTGGGCGCAACGTTACCAACAATGCAACCAACCTGCCGGTACGCCGGTGGTGTTGTACGGGCATCAGCAGGCGGAATTTGCCGTCGCGCTCTATAGCTGCCTGTTGCACAATATTCCGTACATTCCGGTGGACTGCATCTATCCGCAGGAGCGTCTCAAAGAGATTTGCCAGCTCGCCAATGCCCCCTTCTATTATGATGTGGCCGCGAAAAAATTTATCGCGACCGGCATAACCGGCCAGGTACTGGCCGAGCCAGATCTCGCCTACATCATGTTCACCTCCGGCAGCACCGGAAAACCGAAAGGGGTGCAGATTGGACGTGAAAGCGTCTGGCATTTCATGAAGTGGGTAAGTCAGGACTTTTCCTTGCCGGAAAAACCTGTGCTGATGAACCACGCGGTGTTCAGCTTCGATCTCTCGCTGATCCCCCTGCTGGCGAATCTGGCTACTGGCGGGCATATTGTGCTGAACGCGAAAGAAGATATCGCGGCGGAAAACTGGCTGGATCGCCTGAAAGCGAACGATGTTTCCGTCTGGGTTTCTACCCCCTCTTTTGCCTATCAGCGCCTGCTGTCGCCCCAGTTTAATAGCGACTATCTGCCTGAACTGAATGTCTTTATTTTCATTGGCGAAGTATTAAATAAAGCGCTGGTAAAACAGTTACGCCGCCGTTTCCCGCAGGCCAAAATCCTTAACTCCTACGGCCCAACGGAAGCGACTATCGCCACCACGGTGGTTGAAATCACCGATGAAATTCTCAATAACGACAACCCGCTGCTGCCCGTTGGCGTGATGATGCCGGAC
Protein-coding sequences here:
- a CDS encoding MBOAT family O-acyltransferase → MYSSGMFFFYLFSSALVFALVNRVLRHRLTYISAFSVLAALGWGYIFEGDYIVPAAVFFSFYILVTLKEKGWLKTWQAVTLTLLPLFLVKLHLNNHWGMIGLSFMTFRAIDVLLYRSKKDGQNFLHYFCYLFMPFIILAGPMYRWRTWMTDINKPVFTLTREQFLVALEQIITGIIQKFLFAMLVDTLVVQPWSHEAFTLKVGVVMSIAYSAYLYFDFAGYSNMAIGAGRLFGLNIPANFNMPILAKTPQDFWRRFHISLSEWLRDVVFMPIYMNLMKHNFFRQNKTLAQNIGIFCTLFCMGAWNGLERHYVISGALFGAISVVHNMLQWFAKRHPALSNGLQHPVSVFVGRILTLGSAAASLYIFSGMSPL
- a CDS encoding D-alanyl-lipoteichoic acid biosynthesis protein DltD; the encoded protein is MKIKNTLCLHILMALLAILVLSVHPVVTSFDPPLKFQPMIKSMEGTPKEQAEKIATISHALQGNAIFFIGASEVSTSENEHYAAYNYFNKQLHRPLVAYGDSYVDDVTQFLLFSRFKDSLNANSKVVLLLAPDSFYSNGLPPAIFADNFPGSIFDPLMKDKQARPLLVNYLKHIEADDISHLSFGEMAIYGWHPDLIWEEVSYQFANFCTMIKNDWLDLLNIEPQPAAQPWPAQPGNITMPDWDQELANARELNKVRKQSAATMWMDKAVYEAGDTPEQWDDTPVVPKQIEVFRATIKLLKERHVQVIAIVDPINPWALTNTNTFQPVDKQIQAILTENQVPYLDMYAMPYQNGWNWDRLHPSETAWVPMVRFIAENFK
- a CDS encoding AMP-binding protein; this translates as MKNDSELLELQDFLRAALRDPASPQQLAISGSDEAITWQQLSVAVTDWAQRYQQCNQPAGTPVVLYGHQQAEFAVALYSCLLHNIPYIPVDCIYPQERLKEICQLANAPFYYDVAAKKFIATGITGQVLAEPDLAYIMFTSGSTGKPKGVQIGRESVWHFMKWVSQDFSLPEKPVLMNHAVFSFDLSLIPLLANLATGGHIVLNAKEDIAAENWLDRLKANDVSVWVSTPSFAYQRLLSPQFNSDYLPELNVFIFIGEVLNKALVKQLRRRFPQAKILNSYGPTEATIATTVVEITDEILNNDNPLLPVGVMMPDTHMEITADGELIIWGKNVMRGYLGLPQENATKLLRRESEEYRGYRTGDLGYEDGLIYCQGRNDSQIKLNGYRIEINEIENRLLAMSGISEAVVLPLMKSCGSVLRIAAFCVTDLAPEVIKTSLSKVIPHYMVPSQIIIKDALPLNPNGKIDRKLLDTHARTN
- a CDS encoding IS110 family RNA-guided transposase, with protein sequence MNVKTIGIDLAKNVFQIHGVDEHGKRLFNKQLRRAQMASFFANIPPCLIGMEACASAHFWANKLISMGHNVKLMAPQFVKPYVKTNKHDAADAEAICEAVTRPNMRFVPVKTAEQQAVLALHRSRQSFIKQRTAQANQIRGLLAEFGIVVPRGIQQLQRRLPELVEDADNPLPVLFRTQLSLLQHHMAYLFDVIATLDKQIEQCYRQNALCQRIGKIPGIGPVTASALIATIGKANNFENGRQLAAWLGLVPRQHSSGGKQVLLGISKRGDTYLRTLLIHGARAVLQSAKHKQDAVSSWANQLMARRNNNIASVALANKNARTVWALLAKEREYCAPIISA